The DNA region TACAACAACCCTAGACATGCAAAACCCAAGACATTCAACACTAGAGTACCCAcgctagtcacaccctgacctaaccaaaatatatggGCGTGACAGTAATCatctttttgctttctcatgatttggttgggtcccCTTGTCTCTTATTTCTTACATCATGATCTCATTGATCTAGTTTAATGTCCTATGCCTGTAACTAATCATGATCAAACGTGTATTAAGATCTTAGTATAGACAGCTACTATGTATAATAACTACTGTACTGCAATAATAAAAtgtactatatacactgctcaaaaaaataaagggaacactaaaataacacatcctagatctgaatgaatgaaatactcTTATTAAACACTTTTTTCCtctacatagttgaatgtgctgacaacaaaataacacaaaaatgatcaatggaaatcaaatttatcaacccatggaggtcagGATTTGGagcacactcaaaattaaagtggaaaaccacactacaggctgatccaactttgatgtcatgtccttaaaacaagtcaaaatgaggctgagtagtgtgtgtggcctccacgtgcctgtatgaccaccCTACAACgcatgggcatgctcctgatgaggtggcggatggtctcctgagggatctcctcccagacctggactaaagcatccgccaactcctggacagtctgtggtgcaacgtggcgatggtggatggagcgagacatgatgtcccagatgtgctcaattggattcaggtctggggaacgggcgggccagtccttagcatcaatgccttcctcttgcaggaactgctgacacactccagccacatgaggtctagcattgtcttgcattaggaggaacccagggccaaccgcaccagcatatggtctcacaaggggtctgaggatctcatcttggtacctaatggcagtcaggctacctctggagagcacatggagggcttTGCGgcaccccaaagaaatgccaccccacaccatgactgacccaccgccaaaccggtcatgctggaggatgttgcaggcagcagaacgttctgcacagcgtctccagactgtcacgtctgtcacatgtgctcagtgtgaacctgctttcatctgtgaagagcacagggcgccagtggcgaatttgccaatcttggtgttctctggcaaataaaaaatgtcctgcacggtgttgggatGTAAgctcaacccccacctgtggacgtcgggtcctcataccaccctcatggagtctgtttctgaccgtttgagcagacacatgcacatttgtggcctgctggtggtcattttgcagggctctggcagtgctcctcctgctcctccttgcacaaaggcggaggtagcggtcctgctgctgggttgttgccctcttacggcctcctccacgtctcctgatgtactggcctgtctcctggtagcgcctccatgctttgGACACTATGCTGGCTGACACAGTAAACCTTCTTGCCATAGCTCGCATTGATggtccatcctggatgagctgcactacctgagccacttgtgtgggttgtagactccgtctcatgctaccactagagtgaaagcaccgccagcattcaaaagtgaccaaaacatcagccaggaagcataggaactgagaagtggtctgtggtccccacctgcagaaacaCTCCTTTATtgtgggtgtcttgctaattgcctataatttccacctgttgtctataccatttgcacaacagcatgtgaaatgtattgtcaatcagtgttgcttcctaagtggacagtttgatttcacagaagtgtgattgacttggagttacttTGTGttatttaagtgttccctttattttttgagcagtgtatatatattaaacAATGAACATTGAGGGTTCAATGCAATTGTTACATCTATTTATAGCAGATATTTGTGGGAATTACACAGAAGCATTTTCTTTTTGTAAATCATGTTATATTTATTGGGGATCActttacttatttatttttaggtatgggggtaattgtctgcatcatttccaatcccccatatattattttgtaaatatatacagttctgtatatatataaatatatatatataaatataaatatatatacagatagatagatagatatatatatatatatacacacacacacacacggacaacaacacttaggcttctataTCCAGCATTTACATACTAAATACATTTTACTGACACAGTATATTTGACATtagttttattttgtttgtttttagtccttcagctcccctctactctactctactcctcccctctatccctcccctctacccctcccctctacccctcccctctacccctaccctctacccctcccctctacccctcccctcaacccctcccctctacccctcccatctatctcagtGTTGATTTATATTTAccatatattttccaactgtgctGTTTCATAAAAGTTATAAACCTATATACAAAATCAGAACTGTTTGTGGTCGCCATTGAAAACTCACGTGTCCTGGTCTCTGTCTGCCCAAAATAAATGATTAACCCAAGTGGAGAGTTGAAGGACACATGTAAAGGAGTTCCCGGGGTTCAAACCAAATCTGTTAAAGAATGAGTGGGGCAtttatcataggttactgtttaAGTACCCTAAGTTGGTATACATCAACAtttatcataggttactgtttaAGTACCCTAAGTTGGTATACATCAACATCtatcataggttactgtttaagttccctaagttggtatccatcaacatttatcataggttactgtttaagttccctaagttggtatccatcaacatttatcataggttactgtttaagttccctaagttggtatccatcaacatttatcataggttactgtttaagttccctaagttggtatccatcaacatttatcataggttactgtttaagttccctaagttggtatccatcaacatttatcataggttactgtttaAGTTCCCTAAGTTGGTATACATCAACATCtatcataggttactgtttaagttccctaagttggtatccatcaacatttatcataggttactgtttaagttccctaagttggtatccatcaacatttatcataggttactgtttaAGTTCCCTAAGTTGGTATCCATCAACATTTACTTTGATTAATGTATGGCACCTTTTATTATGTTATTTAGAATATTATTTGTAATTTTGAATGTATTGTTTTTTGATTGAAATGCATTGTTTCTGTAGGAGGTGCTAAAGCAATTTAAAGGCTGGGGTTGAGCTCGTCCCAGAACCGGAGACGTGGGCAGACCATGATAAGCAGATTCCATTAGCTTCCATAGCCACAGAGTCAGATTCCACAGACACATTTtattaaaggttagggttaaggttaacagtgtggttaggttagggttaaggttaacagtgtggttaggttaggttaacAATGTGGTTAGGGCAGGGTTAAgtttaacagtgtggttaggTCAGGGATAAAGTCAGGTTTAAAATAAAATTTTAGGAAGATCAAATGTAGAAATGGGCAGGATTAATGACTTTCTGGGTATGGAATCTAGTGATGACCCGAGTGGAgtggcggtctaaggcactgcatctaagttcaagaggtgtcactacagtccctggtttgaatccaggctgtattacatctggctatgattgggagtcccatagggcagtgtacaattggccaagcatcgtccgggtttggccggggcagcccatcattgtaaataagaatttgttcttaactgacttgcctagttaaataaaaaataaaaatcctacATTCATGTGCTTGTCAAAATTTCAAATTTTGGGTGTCGGAAATACGACTTTGTTTCATTTATGTGCTATTTGGTGATTTGGTCAGAACAATTCTTCAACCAGTAAGAGTTTATCTACCTTGATATTGACAATATGGTCAATCTAATTACATTACAAATTACATACTGATGAGGCTGTCGTGGTCAAAAACGGATTTGTTGTCATCTTTTGGTTGAAAATGTTCCTAGGTCAGTGGTGAAACGTCACAACTCGGCAACTCAGGCAGCAACATTTTCTAATTTTCCTCTTGTAATTCCGACTTGGAGGATCATTCAAGTTAAACTACCCAGTCAGAACTAGGAATTTCACAGAACTCCGAAAGCACATGAACATGGCAATGAACCTTTGGTAAAGAAGCGTGCAGTGTTTAGCCCAGGGACGTCACTAGAGATTACTGGATAGGGGGGCTAAGCCTCTTTTAGGGGGGTCTGGCATATTCCCTCCATTCCGTTTATTGTTAGCTAGCAATCTCAAGCCACAGAAGTAGCTAAGGTTAACTTAAATGTTAGCTACAAGTAGGCCTAACGGTGCATGTACACTACATAGCAGTAAATTGCTGCGTGCCTCATAGGCCGCCCCTTGTGACtcgcttgtgggcgtgctggcagcTTATGGCAGCACGTTCGATTGTGCGTCAAAAATTCAGCatagcaagtttgtatgaagATCTGGTTATTAAATGGGTACACAGTTAATTGGGATAAGgggcattttcacttttggatgaatagcgtgcccagagtgaactgcctcctactctgtcccagatgctaatatatgcatattattattataaacaccaagggaccacgcagccgtcataccgctcaggaaggagacgcgttctgtctcctagagatgaacatactttggtgcagaAAGTGTAAATCaatttttgtcagccatctttccTGAAGAATAACAGTCACTAGAGCGCCAGCAGCCTTCCCCCAGGTCCTAGCACCTACTAAATTGGATTTTAAGTTGCGATGGAAATGTTGACGAAAAAAAGAAGAAATCACACAGAAAATATATCGTTTGATATATTGATTTATTTAGGGGGGGCTCATTAATTAGCGACCAAGAAAAATGAGCGTCCACAAACTTCTCGTAAAATAAACCAATAGTAACTCCACACCACCCGCTGCCTCCACTCTAGTAGTGCAGGGTCAACCAACCCTACACTAGAGGGAAGCTGTTTTATCAACATGTAATGTAATGAGTTAACCTGAAACCTGTAGTCTTGTGGTACATCAGCTTCCTGAGCTACTGCTGATGAGTTACCTTACAGGACAATGTGGTTTTGAGATGTATCTATGACCAGGGTTTATTTCCTCGACACAGACAATGTTTGTTGTTTCTTTTTCTATTCCTTTTTAGTCTTTTAAGACAGAGAGGCTTCGTATCTGAATTTTGTGTAACCACCTTAAAATCACAGACTGTATCGTGGTAGATCTAATCATTGGTTTACTTTGAAGCTGATTTTAGGTCTGGTCTGTGGAGATATTGATCTAACTTCATTGGGGAAAAAATACATCAAGTAAGTACATAAATAAagaattgaaataaatgtatttgaaTAAATCAAATCATATCAGTTGTATTGACTGATTTACAGAATGTATTGTTACCAGCCAATCAGGTGCATGTTCACTTAAATAGAAGCAGAAAGGGTACAGACAGTGATGTGTATAGGAGACATTGtcgttggtgcctctccttgacACACATTTGTGTACAGTTTGTACCACACAGAAAGACATACCACACATggctcctcatctctccctcctcctagtCATCTTCTCCAGACTCTCAGGTACTGGTAAAATGTTTTTATGAATTGATAAAGTCTCATGTTTCTGTGCACTGCTGCTTGAAGTCAGGTACTGGCTATGCTGAAACCCTGAAGACAAAATATTAGCTAGCTTATATATTGAGCCCACACTCATCCCGGCCATACCAGCCATGTTGTGCACTTCTCACTCCTACTGGTGTCCTGAATGGGTAATTGGTAGACAACCTTATCAGTCGACCGAAAGGAGTCTAAAAGTGTTTTCTGTTGCTGTGTCTGCAGGTACTCAGGCAGGAGCGTACGGTGTGTCAACTGTGAGTAAGGTGTCTGTGAAGACAGGAAACTACATCACCATCCCATGTCGCTATGATCAGAGATACATACAATATGTCAAATACTGGTGTCAAGGAGATTACTGGAATTCTTGTTCTGCTCTTGTATGCACGGACAAACCAAAGATATCTGGGACAGTGTCCATCTCTGATGATGTCACCCGAAGAATCTTCTCTGTTAACATGACTGATCTGCAGCCAGAGGACTCTGGGTATTACTGGTGTGCTGTGGAGACTGCAGGACGAGATCAAAATGCATACTTGCACCTGTCAGTCACCACAGGTTAGccctccatacctctcctcaATCACACTGTGTTTGATCACCATAGAGAGCTGACTTAGAGAGTACAACTTGGTCTTGTATGTTATACACTATAGTAATACTTGCAGGTCACATGCCATCATCCTTTGGTTAATTTGTTCAGTATTACACAGCTATGTAGCTATTGATTTGGGGAAGACTGTTTTAAGGCTCTAAATACAATGTATTTACATGGTTATACATACAGGCAGACACAATGTAAATATGGAATATTGTAGGTATACATTGTTACACtgtggagaccagaaacactttaTTATGAAGGGTGCCTACATAAGGAcgtcataacacattcataagccATGCATAATGAATTCAAAATCACAACCTAATgttaatatttttgttaagtCACAGTATTGTCACTTTCATATGCCTAACGCAAAAAAAAAAGAGTTCCTAAACCCAGAGATCCACCATGATGTGACATACAGCACTGTGATGCCTGATCAGTTCAGGACAGAACAGAAGGTCAGcattttatatatactgtatttccaCAACATGAGGTTGgaaaaatactgtgaaattgtgaaaatgatgattaTTCCCTTTTAGTgttgagctgtttgaaaagaccgcctgaaatgtcagcctgttttggtgggatggagttgtggcattccatggtgacatcaccatgcagtaaatTAGTTATTATCAACTggttggttcgagccctgaatgctgattggctgacagttgTGGTATATCATACCGTTttccacgggtatgacaaaacatttatttttactgcactaattacattggtaaacaGTTTTTAATAGTAaaaaggcacctcaggggtttggtatatggctaatataccacaaGCCCCTGTATCCAGGCATTGCGTAAGAACATCcctcagccgtggtatattggccgtataccacaccTTTTTGCTtaaagaccaataagaaagaggtCTCCAAAGCTCTCTACCAAGAACAGCTAATGAGGGATGAGCCTggataaatgtaaccactcaGAGCTATGGAGTGACCATCCAAGATattaaaattatagttttaagcatgttttgaggctatacagtgttagtttacatttacaatgtttacaaacattggagaaaaacaagcttagaagttgaagttggaagtttatatacacttaagtaattaaaactcgttttcgaCCACtcaacacatttcttgttaacaaactatagttttggcaagtcggttaggatttctactttgtgcatgacgcaagtaatttttccaacaattgtttacagacagattatttcacttataattcactgtatcacaattccagtgagtcagaagtttacatacactaagttgactgtgcctttaaacagcttggaaaattccagaacattttgtcatggctttagaaacatcagataggctaattgacatcatctgagtcaattggaggtgtacctgtggatgtatttcaaggcctaccttcaaactctgtgcctctttgcttgacatcatgggaaaatctaaagaaatcagccaagacctccacaagtctgattcttccttaggagcaatttctaaatgcctgaaggtaccacattaatctgtacaaacaatagtacgcaagtataaaaaccatgggaccGCACATCCATCATAACGCTCagtaaggagacgcgttctgtctcctagagatgaacgtactatggtgcgaaaagtaaaaatctatcccagaacaacagcaaaggaccttgtgaagatggaggaaacaggtacaaaagtatctatttccacagtaaaacaagtcctatatcgacataacctgaaaggccactcagcaaggtaGAAGCCTCTGCTCCTAAATTgccacaaaaaagccagactatggttggcaactgcacatggggacaaagatcgtactttttggagaaatgtcctctggtcttatgaaacaaaaatagaactctttggccataacgaccatcgttatgtttggtggaaaaagggggatgcttgcaagctgaagaacaccatcccaaccgtgaagcatggtggtggaagcatcatgttgtgtgggtgctttgctgcagaagggactggtgcacttcacaaaatagatggcatcatgaggtatgaAAATGatgtggttatattgaagcaacatctcaagacatcagtcaggaagttaaatcttggacacaaatgggtcttccaaatggacaatgaccccaagcatacttccatagttgtggcaaaatggcttaaggacaacaaagtcaaggtattggagtggccatcacaaatcccattaatcctatagaacatttgtgggcagaactgaaaaagtgtgtgcaagcaaggcggcctacaaacctgactcagttacaccagatctgtcagtagggatgggcaaaaattcacccaacttattgtgggaatcttgtggaaggctacatgaaacgtttgacccaagttaaacaatttaaaggcaatgctaccaaatactaattgagtgcatgtaaacttatTTTCCACTAGGAATGTGACGAAAGGAATAAAAGCTctaataaataattatctctactattattcagacatttcacattcttaaaataaagtggtgatcctaactgacctaacagggaatttttactaggattaaatgtcaggaattgtgaaaaactgagtataaatgtatttggcaaagatAAACCtacaacttcaactgtgtattttgggttctgatggggtaattGATTGAAGTTGTCACCTTTTCACCTCATTTatcacatctcaataggtggtccaggtatcCTCATGACATGGCACAAGTGGGGGATGGACCTTTCCTCTTTTGTTGTCCATCGTTCCTCTATTGTTCCCACAAGGGTGAGGCCGATGACATCACGGATTCCCATCAGACCAACtcatcaaaacattttttttaccctTAAGTGCACATGGGATTTTATTACTCAACAGGAAATGTTAAAACATAGCTGGAGTTTGTTTTTAAATACATGCATTAATTATCTTTGAAACGTTAAGTTGAAATAATGTCCAATTCCCGTCATTCCTGTTGAAGACCACTCCTTCTGAAGAGTACCAATATGGCAGACAGGtccttcaaagcctctcattggccaatacatagcatcatcAATCTAGTGTttgtatacactgagtgcacaaaacattagggacaccttcctaatattgagcgtTCCagagagatgctggcccatgttgactcataTGCTTTCCACAGTTCTGTCAAGTTAGCTGAATAACCTTTGGGTAatggacaattcttgatacacaagaaaactgttgagtgtgaaaatcccagcagcgttggagttcttgacacactcaaaccagtgcacctggcacctactaccataccgtTTTCAAAAGCACTTAAAGCTTTTGTCCTGCCCATacaaatccatgtctcaattgtctcaaggcttaaaaatcctttaacctgtcacctcttcttcatctacactgattgaagtggatttatgaTATGACGTGTTACTTCTCCCTTGGTGAATTTGTGTCTGCACCTCTGTGTTCAGGTACACCAGAACTCTATGTGGACCAACAGGAAGTTTCTGGAGTAGAAGGAGGGAGTGTCACTGTCCGTTGTTACTATAGTAACACTGTGGTTAAGAAGTGGTTGTGGTGTAAGATGGGTATCTACTATGTCCCCTTGGTGGGGAGATATTCAGGGATTTTAGATGGAACATcagtgacatcacagcagaccattgatcacaacaacagacacattTTAACAGTGACTCTGAATGGATTGAATATGGGAGATACTGGCTGGTACTGGTGTTCCAGAGGAGACCTACAGATGCCTGTTCACATCACTGTCAATCAACTGACCACAACACAGAGTACCACAcctgcctccaccaccacccctacccccTCTTCCACCATCATCATCTCCACTGTTAATCAACTGACCACAACACAGACTGACACCATCATTAGTAAGTAATGAGAGACCAGTTATAACCAAAAATAGTGGAATGAGTCTTTCAAATTCAAAGAATCCAACTGAAGTCATTTTGTTAATTTAAAGCATTGCCATCTCACGCTGAAATTGTATCACTTAGACACTAATAAATTACATACGGAAACTGTTGCACCTTGACAGACAAACAGACCACTCAAGACATCTCTCTGACCTCGCCCACAACTGTAGATCCTGCtgtctcctcttccacctctcaggccccagtcaacaacacacaccatGTAGCCCAGGGGTAAGTGTACACTACCACCTCTTTAACCGGTACTCAACAAGCAAAAAGGTCATTTATTTCAATGTCAATTATTGGATTAATGAATTATGTTGTTTTAAAATCACATACAAAAGAGATATGTCCCCTGAATGCCTCATTCTTAAATTATACATGTCTGATTGACATTGGCAGAGTATCATGCCCTCAAAGCAGTGTTGTTCTTCTACAGATGGGAGAGAACACTCTTCTACCTTCCAAAAACTGTTACTGCAGTGCTCTTCATCCTGTGCAACGTCATTGCTGTGGTGAAGTTCAGAGCAACCCGACTCTGAGGTGAAACAGGAAGAGTAGAAACTAGATTTATTTAGCATTTGCACATTTTTCATTGCGGGATCTTCTTCACCTTCTCCAACTTTAATGGAATATTTAAATGATTTGCTAATAAACATATTTTACTGTTCTCAAGATCATCTGTCACCAAATTCTGTGAAATTCCGTGAATGAAAATCTGAAATTCTGATGTATCGAAGTTATTTGCTCTGTTGGAGACAACAAGTGTTTAACAAGATGTCATAGCATGACTTAGTTTACCAGAAACCTGCAGCCTTGTGGTACAGCAACTTCCTGAGATAACTAACAGTTTAGGTTGGAGGACATCTGTGGTTTTGAGCTGCGTCTATGACCAGGGTTCATCTCTAAGTGGAAGGATGTCATCACTCCATCTCTGTAGCTCATGTGCTCTTAATTCTATACATTTCTTTGTGTAATCATTAGTGACCTATTTTCCAGCACAGGGTAACAGGATAATAGTGACTCTTGATAGCAAAGAACCCTTAGAGAAAGCTggaagctgaaataaattgtaGTGACTATGAGTTTTGGGTTAAACTAGTCTACATAATGCAATAGTTGCTATCTTCCACTGAGGGGGGCAGGTACACAAACATGTTTAGCTTTCTTcaggataaaacacacacacatgtaggtTTTAAAATCTTTGTGGGGACCAAAAAATGTATGCCAATTCAAAATCCtgtttcccctaaccctaattatgattctaaccgtaaccctaattgtaaccataaccctaaaccctaattctgattctaaccgtaaccctaattgtaaccataaccctaaaccctaattatgattctaaccgtaaccctaattgtaaccataaccctaaaccctaattatgattctaaccgtaaccctaattgtaaccataaccctaaacctaacccctcaGGCTAAATATAAtgtttccttgtggggaccggcGAAATGTCCCAACTTGTCCATTTGGTGCATCACCATCTcacatgcatatactgtattctatactatgccactgtatcttagtccaatgTCGCTCtaacatatatgtatatacattcttaatccattccttacttacgttaatgtgtattttgtgtgtatgttgtgaaactgttcaATATTACTTctgagatattactgcactgtcggagctagaagcacaagcatttttatttcacctttatttaaccaggtaggctagttaagaacaagttctcatttgcaactgcgacctggccaagataaagcatagcagtgtgaacagacaacacagagttacacatggagtaaaccattaacaagtcaataacatagtagaaaaaaaggagagtctatatacattgtgtgcaaaaggcatgaggaggtaggcgaataattacaattttgcagattaacactggagtgataaatgatcagacggtcatgtacaggtagagatattggtgtgcaaaagagcagaaaagtaaataaataaaaacagtatggggatgaggtaggtaaaaatgggtgggctatttaccgatagactatgcacagctgcagcgatcggttagctgctcagatagcagatgtttgaagttggtgagggagataaaagtctccaacttcagcgatttttgcaattcgttccagtcacaggcagcagagaactggaacgaaaggcggccaaatgaggtgttggctttagggatgatcagtgagatacacctgctggagcgcgtgttacgggtgggtgttgccatcgtgaccagtgaactgagataaggcggagctttacctagcatggacttgtagatgacctggagccagtgggtctggcgacgaatatgtagcgagggcttggtataaggtgctttagtgacaaaacggatggcactgtgataaactgcatccagtttgctgagtagagtgttggaagcaattttgtagatgacatcgccgaagtcgaggatcggtaggatagtcagttttactagggtaagtttggcggcgtgagtgaaggaggctttgttgcggaatagaaagccgactctagatttgattttcgattggagatgtttgatatgagtctggaaggagagtttacagtctagccagacacctaggtacttatagatgtccacatattcaaggtcggaaccatccagggtggtgatgctagtca from Oncorhynchus mykiss isolate Arlee chromosome 1, USDA_OmykA_1.1, whole genome shotgun sequence includes:
- the LOC110532828 gene encoding polymeric immunoglobulin receptor produces the protein MAPHLSLLLVIFSRLSGTQAGAYGVSTVSKVSVKTGNYITIPCRYDQRYIQYVKYWCQGDYWNSCSALVCTDKPKISGTVSISDDVTRRIFSVNMTDLQPEDSGYYWCAVETAGRDQNAYLHLSVTTGTPELYVDQQEVSGVEGGSVTVRCYYSNTVVKKWLWCKMGIYYVPLVGRYSGILDGTSVTSQQTIDHNNRHILTVTLNGLNMGDTGWYWCSRGDLQMPVHITVNQLTTTQSTTPASTTTPTPSSTIIISTVNQLTTTQTDTIINKQTTQDISLTSPTTVDPAVSSSTSQAPVNNTHHVAQG